Sequence from the Thermococcus sp. genome:
TGTAACCACATCCCTCACTATCTTAATCCTGACAGGCCAAGTAATTGCATCCATAAAAGGTCCATGAGTTCCACGAGAAAGATCTAGATAAAGCTGTATTCCTTCCTCTGTTTCCACAATCGCAACAACCATACCTAGATCCACTATATTCT
This genomic interval carries:
- a CDS encoding iron-sulfur cluster assembly protein is translated as MGIEEEIIKRLRNVKDPITEENIVDLGMVVAIVETEEGIQLYLDLSRGTHGPFMDAITWPVRIKIVRDVVTVLSDLGRIEILDARSFQRYYPEGD